One part of the Asterias amurensis chromosome 11, ASM3211899v1 genome encodes these proteins:
- the LOC139944444 gene encoding ribosomal L1 domain-containing protein 1-like produces the protein MEHKKKKYSDKKYNKRSHLDEKKVTEAVAALLAFHKKRDEGKEASQALLLNEASEIKIIISVWKIVGKKARTFEITVPHPLRTPETEICLFAKDVDRLDQDATVRHYKELLQNKGVTEVNEVMPLQQLRKEFQMFTSRRQLSKRYDIFLADERIFRLLHTHLGKEFYKRKKYPMQVDMTKRNLKKEILKAIDTTRFILTNRGNTNHMTVANTHMSLEQIVENTMAAVQSVTGKIPMGWNNIKALYIRTDESVSLPVHTSLVFKEWETKTGLDSNDIWRLKKQLQVTKRSTPKGEKVLPSAEQVAESMKLLSRREKKAAAKKVKEVSDIKSDDVTGEKMATKRKAAPEEEEEEDLEDVVTPAKSTLKEKPRKAATSLRKTRAKMSSPGKLPAKSFSAKKAKRK, from the exons ATGGAGCACAAGAAAAAGAAATATTCAGATAAGAAATATAATAAACGGAGTCATCTGGATGAGAAAAAG GTGACAGAAGCAGTAGCGGCTCTGTTGGCTTTCCACAAGAAGCGTGATGAGGGTAAGGAGGCATCCCAGGCCTTGCTTCTCAATGAAGCAAGTGAGATCAAGATCATCATCTCAGTCTGGAAGATTGTCGGCAAGAAGGCCAGGACATTTGAAAT AACTGTCCCTCATCCATTGCGGACCCCAGAAACAGAGATTTGTCTTTTCGCCAAAGACGTTGACAGGTTGGATCAGGATGCCACTGTTAGACACTACAAGGAACTGCTTCAGAATAAAGGGGTCACAGAGGTCAATGAG GTGATGCCTCTACAGCAACTCAGGAAGGAGTTCCAGATGTTCACCTCCAGACGCCAGCTCTCCAAGAGATACGACATCTTCCTCGCTGATGAAAGAATCTTCCGGTTACTCCACACTCATCTTGGGAAGGAGTTCTACAAAAGGAAAAA gtATCCAATGCAGGTTGATATGACCAAGAGGAACTTGAAGAAGGAGATTCTGAAAGCAATTGACACCACAAGATTTATTCTTACAAATCGGGGAAACACAAA CCATATGACCGTCGCTAACACCCACATGTCACTGGAGCAGATCGTTGAGAACACGATGGCTGCTGTTCAAAGTGTCACCGGCAAGATCCCGATGGGCTGGAACAACATCAAGGCCCTGTACATCCGCACTGATGAGTCTGTTTCCCTACCTGTGCACACTTCATTGGTGTTCAAAGAATGGGAGACAAAAACCGGCCTTGATAGCAACGACATTTGGCGAT taaAGAAACAGTTGCAGGTCACCAAGAGGTCAACCCCTAAGGGAGAGAAGGTCCTTCCATCGGCCGAGCAAGTAGCAGAGTCAATGAAGCTGCTCTCTCGCAGAGAGAAGAAAGCTGCTGCCAAGAAAGTCAAAGAAGTGTCTGACATCAAATCTGACGACGTCACCGGGGAGAAGATGGCGACAAAACGCAAGGCTGCACccgaggaggaggaggaagaagaCCTAGAGGATGTTGTCACGCCAGCGAAGAGCACCCTCAAAGAGAAGCCCAGAAAGGCAGCAACATCTTTGAGAAAGACCAGAGCAAAGATGAGCTCGCCAGGTAAACTACCGGCCAAGAGCTTCTCGGCTAAGAAGGCAAAGAGGAAGTAA